In one window of Nicotiana tabacum cultivar K326 chromosome 12, ASM71507v2, whole genome shotgun sequence DNA:
- the LOC107820167 gene encoding WAT1-related protein At1g43650-like isoform X1 produces MNKLEIRQKAMALKRYQPYLAMIFIQILYAGMALFSKASISNGMNPYVFVVYRQAFATLALAPFAIFLESNKTTSLSFLLLVKIFFISLLGITLSLDLCYVSISYISATFAAAGTNMIPVITFILAICFRMESICYKQSHGIAKIIGSVVCVAGALIYAFVNGPPLYPESHKQVHYLTSNGTSKGEWIKGSLIMLLANTMWSLWLILQGPIMKQYPAKIRLTTLQCLFSCIQSAIWAISVKRDIAAWKLGFNFNLLSVAYCGVLVAGLSYWLRAWVIEIKGPVFTAMFTPLSLIVTAVFSSIFWKETPHLGSVCGAILLVMGLYGVLWGKQKEAECNKKTSDQCKEEINSI; encoded by the exons ATGAACAAGCTGGAAATTAGGCAAAAAGCAATGGCTTTGAAGAGATATCAACCCTACTTGGCAATGATCTTCATACAGATATTATATGCAGGCATGGCTTTGTTCTCTAAAGCTTCCATCTCCAATGGCATGAATCCTTACGTGTTTGTGGTTTATCGACAAGCATTTGCAACTCTAGCCTTGGCTCCATTCGCGATTTTCCTCGAAAG TAACAAGACAACTTCCCTTTCATTCCTCTTACTGGTGAAGATATTCTTTATATCCTTACTTGG GATTACTTTGAGCCTGGATCTATGCTATGTGTCAATAAGTTATATATCAGCAACATTTGCAGCTGCAGGCACTAACATGATCCCTGTTATCACTTTCATCTTAGCCATATGCTTTAG GATGGAGAGCATCTGTTATAAGCAAAGCCATGGAATAGCTAAGATTATTGGTTCAGTTGTGTGTGTTGCTGGGGCTTTAATATATGCTTTTGTCAATGGACCTCCTCTCTATCCAGAAAGCCATAAACAAGTTCATTACCTAACTTCAAATGGCACCTCCAAAGGGGAATGGATTAAAGGTTCTCTCATCATGCTCTTAGCCAACACAATGTGGTCATTGTGGCTTATTTTGCAG GGTCCAATTATGAAACAATATCCAGCAAAAATAAGGCTTACAACTCTTCAATGCCTCTTTAGCTGCATTCAATCAGCAATTTGGGCTATTTCAGTAAAGAGGGACATAGCAGCATGGAAATTAGGTTTCAATTTTAATCTTCTCTCTGTGGCTTACTGT GGTGTGTTGGTCGCTGGGCTCTCATATTGGCTAAGAGCTTGGGTGATAGAGATAAAAGGACCAGTTTTTACAGCTATGTTTACTCCATTATCTTTAATAGTAACAGCCGTCTTTTCATCTATCTTTTGGAAAGAAACTCCTCATTTGGGAAG TGTATGTGGAGCAATATTGCTAGTGATGGGACTTTATGGTGTTTTGTGGGGTAAACAAAAGGAAGCAGAATGTAATAAAAAGACAAGTGATCAATGCAAAGAGGAAATTAACAGCATATAA
- the LOC107820167 gene encoding WAT1-related protein At1g43650-like isoform X2 → MNKLEIRQKAMALKRYQPYLAMIFIQILYAGMALFSKASISNGMNPYVFVVYRQAFATLALAPFAIFLESNKTTSLSFLLLVKIFFISLLGITLSLDLCYVSISYISATFAAAGTNMIPVITFILAICFRMESICYKQSHGIAKIIGSVVCVAGALIYAFVNGPPLYPESHKQVHYLTSNGTSKGEWIKGSLIMLLANTMWSLWLILQGPIMKQYPAKIRLTTLQCLFSCIQSAIWAISVKRDIAAWKLGCVGRWALILAKSLGDRDKRTSFYSYVYSIIFNSNSRLFIYLLERNSSFGKCMWSNIASDGTLWCFVG, encoded by the exons ATGAACAAGCTGGAAATTAGGCAAAAAGCAATGGCTTTGAAGAGATATCAACCCTACTTGGCAATGATCTTCATACAGATATTATATGCAGGCATGGCTTTGTTCTCTAAAGCTTCCATCTCCAATGGCATGAATCCTTACGTGTTTGTGGTTTATCGACAAGCATTTGCAACTCTAGCCTTGGCTCCATTCGCGATTTTCCTCGAAAG TAACAAGACAACTTCCCTTTCATTCCTCTTACTGGTGAAGATATTCTTTATATCCTTACTTGG GATTACTTTGAGCCTGGATCTATGCTATGTGTCAATAAGTTATATATCAGCAACATTTGCAGCTGCAGGCACTAACATGATCCCTGTTATCACTTTCATCTTAGCCATATGCTTTAG GATGGAGAGCATCTGTTATAAGCAAAGCCATGGAATAGCTAAGATTATTGGTTCAGTTGTGTGTGTTGCTGGGGCTTTAATATATGCTTTTGTCAATGGACCTCCTCTCTATCCAGAAAGCCATAAACAAGTTCATTACCTAACTTCAAATGGCACCTCCAAAGGGGAATGGATTAAAGGTTCTCTCATCATGCTCTTAGCCAACACAATGTGGTCATTGTGGCTTATTTTGCAG GGTCCAATTATGAAACAATATCCAGCAAAAATAAGGCTTACAACTCTTCAATGCCTCTTTAGCTGCATTCAATCAGCAATTTGGGCTATTTCAGTAAAGAGGGACATAGCAGCATGGAAATTAG GGTGTGTTGGTCGCTGGGCTCTCATATTGGCTAAGAGCTTGGGTGATAGAGATAAAAGGACCAGTTTTTACAGCTATGTTTACTCCATTATCTTTAATAGTAACAGCCGTCTTTTCATCTATCTTTTGGAAAGAAACTCCTCATTTGGGAAG TGTATGTGGAGCAATATTGCTAGTGATGGGACTTTATGGTGTTTTGTGGGGTAA